A window from Vidua macroura isolate BioBank_ID:100142 chromosome 20, ASM2450914v1, whole genome shotgun sequence encodes these proteins:
- the TMEM120A gene encoding ion channel TACAN — protein sequence MAWGASLAECLREWEELQDGYQRIQDNHRLYKQKLEELTKLQDGISSSIARQKKRLKELSLSLKKCKAQATPEQEASIQETQSLIKERQNVFFEMEAYLPKKNGLYLSLVLGNVNVTLLSKQAKFAYKDEYEKFKLYLTIILLIVSFSCRFLLNSRVTDAVFNFLLVWYYCTLTIRESILINNGSKIKGWWVFHHYISTFLSGVMLTWPDGLMYQMFRNQFLSFSMYQSFVQFLQYYYQSGCLYRLRALGERHNMDLTVEGFQSWMWRGLTFLLPFLFFGQFWQLYNAITLFRMLQHPECKEWQVLMCGLPFSILFLGNFFTTLRVVHQKIQNKNQDTKEN from the exons ATGGCCTGGGGCGCCTCGCTCGCCGAGTGCCTGCGCGagtgggaggagctgcaggacgGCTACCAGCGCATCCAG GACAACCACAGGCTGTACAAGCAGAAACTCGAGGAGCTGACCAAGCTGCAGGATGGGATCTCCAGCTCCATCGCCCGGCAGAAGAAGCGGCTGAAGGAGCTGTCGCTCTCCCTCAAAAA ATGCAAAGCCCAGGCGACTCCCGAGCAGGAAGCATCCATCCAAGAGACCCAGAGCCTGATTAAAGAGAGGCAGAACGTGTTCTTTGAGATGGAGGCCTATCTGCCAAAGAAGAACGG GTTGTACCTGAGTCTGGTGCTCGGCAACGTGAACGTGACACTGCTCAGCAAACAGGCCAA GTTTGCATATAAAGATGAGTACGAGAAGTTCAAACTCTACCTCACCATCATCCTACTCATTGTCTCCTTCTCCTGTCGGTTCCTCCTCAACTCCAG GGTGACAGACGCCGTCTTTAACTTCCTCCTGGTGTGGTATTACTGCACCCTCACCATCCGCGAGAGCATCTTGATCAACAACGGCTCCAA GATCAAAGGCTGGTGGGTTTTCCATCACTACATCTCCACCTTCCTCTCAGGTGTCATGCTGACCTG GCCAGATGGGCTCATGTACCAGATGTTCAGGAACcagtttctctccttttccatgtACCAGA GCTTTGTGCAGTTCCTGCAGTATTACTACCAGAGTGGGTGCTTGTACCGGCTGCGAGCGCTGGGAGAGAGGCACAACATGGACCTGACTGTGG AGGGCTTCCAGTCCTGGATGTGGAGAGGCCTCACGTTcctgcttcccttcctcttctttgggcag TTCTGGCAGCTCTACAACGCCATCACCCTGTTCCGCATGCTCCAGCACCCCGAGTGCAAGGAGTGGCAG GTCCTCATGTGCGGCCTCCCCTTCTCCATCCTCTTCCTGGGCAACTTCTTCACCACCCTCCGTGTCGTCCACCAGAAGATTCAGAACAAGAACCAGGACACGAAGGAGAATTGA
- the MDH2 gene encoding malate dehydrogenase, mitochondrial, whose translation MLSRLSTATATALRRGIATSAQNNAKVAVLGASGGIGQPLSLLLKNSPLVSKLSLYDIAHTPGVAADLSHIETKANVKGFMGPEQLPECLKGCDVVVIPAGVPRKPGMTRDDLFNTNASIVASLTTACAKHCPEAMICIISNPVNSTIPITSEVFKKHGVYNPNKIFGVTTLDIVRANTFVAELKGLDPARVTVPVIGGHAGKTIIPLISQCTPKVEFPQDQLEKLTARIQEAGTEVVQAKAGAGSATLSMAYAGARFVFSLLDAMSGKQGVVECAFVRSDVTEVPYFSTPLQLGKKGIEKNLGLGKLSPFEEKMVAAAMSELKGSIKKGEEFAKNFK comes from the exons ATGCTGTCCCGCCTCAGCACCGCCACCGCCACCGCCCTGCGCCGCGGCATCGCCACCTCCGCACAG AACAATGCCaaggtggcagtgctgggggccTCGGGGGGCATCgggcagcccctgtccctgctgctgaagAACAGCCCTCTGGTGAGCAAGCTCAGCCTCTACGACATCGCTCACACTCCAGGCGTGGCAGCCGACCTCAGCCACATCGAGACCAAAGCCAATGTCAAAG GCTTCATGGGACCTGAGCAGTTGCCAGAATGTCTGAAGGGCTGTGATGTTGTTGTTATTCCAGCGGGAGTCCCAAGAAAACCAG GTATGACCCGTGATGACCTGTTCAACACCAATGCCAGCATTGTTGCCTCTTTGACAACTGCCTGTGCAAAGCACTGTCCAGAAGCCATGATCTGTATTATTTCTAACCCA GTAAATTCAACCATCCCAATAACTTCAGAAGTCTTCAAGAAGCACGGTGTGTATAATCCCAACAAAATCTTTGGTGTTACAACACTGGACATCGTCAGAGCGAATACTTTTGTGGCTGAACTAAAG GGCTTGGATCCAGCTCGAGTAACTGTTCCGGTTATTGGTGGCCATGCTGGGAAGACCATCATCCCTCTGATCTCCCAG TGCACACCAAAAGTGGAGTTTCCTCAGGATCAGCTGGAGAAGCTTACAGCAAGAATTCAAGAAGCTGGGACTGAAGTTGTCCAAGCTAAAGCAGGAGCAG GATCTGCCACCTTGTCTATGGCCTATGCTGGTGCTCGGTTTGTGTTCTCCCTGTTGGATGCCATGAGTGGAAAGCAGGGGGTTGTTGAATGTGCCTTTGTTCGATCGGACGTGACAGAGGTCCCATACTTCTCTACACCGCTGCAACTGGGG AAAAAAGGAATTGAGAAGAACCTAGGCCTTGGCAAGCTCTCCCCCTTTGAAGAGAAGATGGTTGCTGCGGCCATGTCTGAGCTGAAGGGTTCTATTAAGAAAGGAGAGGAATTTGCAAAGAACTTCAAGTGA
- the STYXL1 gene encoding serine/threonine/tyrosine-interacting-like protein 1 produces MAGVMFCEPRHLYNIINQYRRRSRLTEPNYLCLLDARSQCEFDASHIITAQRIELSPAGEYVIPNPEELGYVRFCVVYDHDTGFLSSTDYQEEEEEEEEKKTGSSAASETKINSSDSMCSQDAGEGDALLHARNLEQFTRHPVLLLKGGYRRFSACYHFLKSHKTLWMPQELDTFQPYPVEILPAKLYMGNFKQASDKQIQKDLRIKSLVNVSEQPVTLFAEEGKCLHVSVPDSLEADLLSSFPTISHFIDAQLDVGAVLVFSSLGISRSSTATMAYLMHSCRFSLQRAWKYLLKCKMNMRPHRGFVEQLSAWETQIYGFPVTDVSEPNY; encoded by the exons ATGGCGGGGGTGATGTTCTGCGAGCCCCGACACCTCTACAACATCATCAACCAGTACCGGCGGAGATCGCGGCTGACGGAGCCCAATTACCTGTGCCTGCTGG atgccCGTTCTCAGTGTGAATTCGATGCCAGCCACATTATTACAGCCCAAAGGATTGAACTG AGTCCTGCGGGGGAGTATGTGATCCCGAATCCCGAGGAGCTGGGCTATGTCAGATTTTGTGTGGTGTATGACCACGACACTGGCTTTTTGAGTTCCACGGACTatcaggaggaggaggaggaggaggaggaaaaaaaaacag GAAGCAGCGCTGCTTCAGAGACCAAAATCAACAGCTCAGATTCCATGTGTTCCCAGG AtgctggggaaggagatgcCCTCCTCCATGCCAGAAACTTGGAGCAGTTCACCCGCCACCCCGTGCTCCTCCTGAAGGGAGGGTACAGGCGTTTTTCAGCTTGTTACCATTTCCTGAAGAGCCACAAGACACTGTGGATGCCTCAG GAACTAGACACCTTCCAGCCATACCCTGTAGAAATACTGCCTGCAAAGCTATATATGGGCAATTTCAAGCAGGCCAGTGACAAACAAATTCAGAAAGATCTGAGGATCAAATCACTGGTCAACGTCTCTGAACAGCCTGTAACACT GTTTGCAGAAGAAGGTAAATGCCTCCATGTATCTGTTCCCGATTCACTTGAAGCAgatcttctttcttccttccccaccaTTTCTCATTTCATAG ATGCTCAGCTGGATgtgggagcagtgctggtgttCTCCAGCCTGGGGATCAGCcgcagcagcacagccaccatgGCCTATCTGATGCACTCCTGCCGCTTTTCCCTGCAG AGAGCTTGGAAATAccttctgaaatgcaaaatgaacATGAGACCACACCGGGGCTTTGTGGAGCAGCTCTCAGCCTGGGAGACCCAAATCTATGGGTTCCCAGTCACAGATGTGTCTGAACCAAATTACTGA